In Tenacibaculum sp. 190524A02b, the genomic stretch TTTCTATAACCTTTTGATAACGACGTTGTACAGAACAATCTCTTTCAAATAAATGCACCATATTACCGTGAGCATCTGCGACTATTTGAATTTCAATATGCTTAGGGTTTTCAACGTATTTTTCTAAAAAAACGGTATCGTCTCCAAATGCATTTAAAGCCTCTCTTTTAGCTTCTGTATATCCTTTCCTTAACTCATTCTCATTTCGTATTACACGCATTCCTCTACCACCACCACCAGAAGCTGCTTTTAACATTACAGGATACCCAATGCCTTCTGCTTCTTTAATTGCTATATTAATAGTAGTTAAATCTTCTTTGTTACTTTGAATAATAGGAACATTGTTTGCTACCGCAACTTCTTTTGCTGTAATTTTATCTCCTAACGCTTTTAATACTGATACTTTGGGGCCAATGAAAATAATTCCGTTTTCTTCACACTTTTTTGCAAATTCAGCATTTTCAGATAAAAAACCATACCCTGGATGAATTGCATCTACATGATTCTCTTTAGCTACTTTTATAATAGCATCAATATCTAAATAGGGCTTTAAAGGTTCATTGTCTTCTCCTATTTGGTAGCATTCATCTGCTTTATAACGGTGTAAAGAATAACGATCTTCATAGGTGTAAATTCCTACCGTTTTGATACCTATTTCTACACATGCTCTAAAAACTCTAATAGCAATTTCTCCCCTGTTTGCTACCAGTACCTTTTGTATTTTCATTGTTATGTTTATTGTTGTTGTTAATTGGTTCTCAAATTTAACCTTTAATTTACATTTTTATAAGTAAAACAAAGATTTTAATTACAAAAAACCATCATTTTAGCAAATCATCAAAATAAATGCAATAAAAAAACGATTTTTAAGTTTTTTGTTGAATAATTATCAATTTAACAACCTTATTAAGTCTTTAATGTTTTATATTTCGAAAACTTAATTACAACAACTAAAAAAGACGCTCAAAAAGCGTCTTTTTTAGTTTATTATTTATTTATATTATCCTACCCTAGAATTTCTCCTTGTTTTGCTTGTAATTCCTTTATAAATGGTTGTTTGTACAAGCGCTTACCTAAAGCTTTATGGATTGCATTAGCCACAGCACCTCCTGCTGGTGGTAAACCTGGCTCGCCTAAACCTGTAGGAGATAATTCATTTTCTACAAAATGTACTTCTACTTTTGGTGTTTCATTCATTCTAATTAAACGGTACGTATCAAAGTTTTTATGAGAAGGTTTTCCATCTTTAAAAGTAAAATCGCCATACAAAGCATGTCCAATACCATCTATAACGCCTCCTTGTATTTGGTTAATAGCTCCTGTTGGATTTATAACAATACCACAATCTACAGCAGCCACCACTTTCGTTACTACTGGCAATCCATCTTTCAATACCACTTCAGCCAACTCAGCTACATGAGTATTATGACTATAATACGCAGAGAATCCTTGATAAACATCCTTTTCAGCTTTTCCCCATCCACCTTTTTCAGCAGCTAGTTTTATGGTATTTTCCATTCGTTGTCCAGAATATTGGATATTTTCATCTTTAGTTCCTTTTACGTTTTGCAATAGCTCTATTCTCAACTGTACTGGATCTTTACCTAACTCTTCTGCTAACTCATCAAAAAAACTTTGTTCTGCATAGGCTAAAAAATTTGTATAAGGTGCTCGCCAAGCTCCTGTTGTTATAGTACTCTGATAGTTTTGTGTTGATACTTTATAATTAGGAATACAACCTGCAGGAAAAAAATGTGGAATGGCTCCGTACATATTTCCGTTTATAGCTGCTTCTTTTAAATGGTATCCTGTTATTTTATTATCTTTTATAGAAGCGGCTATTCGGTATTTAATAGCGGGTCTATAAATTCCATCAGTCATATCATCTTCTCTAGAAAACACAACTTTTACGGGTTGTTTTGCTACATTAGAAATCTCAGCAGCTTCTAGTGCAAAATCACCATACAAACGTCTTCCAAAACCACCGCCCATTCTTGTCATTTCCAATTCAATTTCTTCTTCTTTTCTATTTAATAATTGCGCTATTCTTCCTGCCGTCCATTGTGGTGTTTGGATAGGGCCTACTAAATGAACTTTCTCTTTGGTTACGTTAGCATAAAAATTCATTGGTTCTAAACAGTTATGAGGCAAAAAAGGAGAGTGATATGTTTTTTCAATTACTTTATCAGCCTCAGAAAATGCCTTTTTTACATTGCCGTCTTCTCGCCTATTTTTAAAGTCATTCCCTCCAAGAATATTATTTAGAATTTTGTTATGATCTTCTGTACTTTCTAGTTTTTCTTCATCTTTCCAAACAGCTTTTAAGGCTTTTTTTCCTTTCATAGCTGCCCAAGTATTGGTTGCTAATACTGCCACTTTATCTCCAAATTGTAATACTTGTGTTACACCATTTACTTTCTTAGTCTCAACATCTGTATAACTTTCTAATTTTTGTCCAAATGCTGGTGGACGTAATACAGATGCGTATTGCATTCCTTCTGCAACATAATCTAATCCAAATAATGGTTTACCTGTTACTATTTTGTCTACATCAACATTTATGGCATCTTTTCCTATAATGGAGTACTCTGAAGGTTTCTTTAAAGTTACCTTTTCTGGAACTTCCAACAAAGCAGCTTCTTTTACTACTTCTCCATACCCTAAGGTTTCACCTTTTGCATTGGTAATAATCCCTTTAGATGCTTTACAAGAGTTTGCTTCTACTCCCCATTTTACAGCTGCTGCATTGATTAACATTTGCTTGGTAGTAGCTCCTGTTTGACGAAGTGCATCCCATCCATGTCTAATAGATTGGCTTCCTCCTGCTACCTGACGAGTATATTCTTTTTTATTGTACTTGGCTTGTACTACATGTACCTTATCCCAGTCTACATCTAATTCTTCTGCTATAATCATGGGCATTGCAGTTTTTACACCTTGACCTATTTCTGGATTGGGTGAATAAATGGTTACATACCCATTATCGGCTATTTTTATAAATGCATTAAAATCATTAAAATTTAAGTTTTCAACATCTATTGAAGGTGCTACATTAGGTTTGCAAGCTGTAAATAAGTTAAACCCAACTAACAATCCTCCTCCTGCTAAAGCAGTTGTTTTTAAAAAGTTTCTTCTACTGAAACTTAACATTTCTTTTGTACTCATGATTAGTTGTTTTATGACATTTTATCAGCTGCTATAGCTACTGCTTTTTCTATTCTATTATAAGAAGCACATCTACATAAATTACCATGCATTGCCTCACGTATTTCTTCTGTAGTTGGTTTAGGGTTTTCTTTTAAAAAGGAAGCTGCTGTCATTATTTGTCCTGCTTGGCAATATCCACACTGAGGCACATCTACTTCTTTCCAAGCTTGTTGTAATGGGTGATTTCCTTCTTTGGATAATCCTTCAATAGTAGTAATCTCTTCTTTTTCTAACATGGACACCTGTAATTGACAGCTTCTCATGGCTTTTCCATCTATATGAACTGTACAGGCTCCGCATTGTGCTATACCACAGCCAAATTTAGTTCCTACCATATTTAATTCGTCACGTAAAATCCAAAGTAAAGGAGTATCTGAATCAGCAGAGATTGTTACCAACTCTCCATTGATTTTTAAATTATATGTTGGCATTTCTTGTTAGTTTTGTTTCGTCTTTTGTAAGTTACAAAAAATAACCTAGCCACATTTCTTTCTAATACTATTTTAACAGAGTTTTAATTATAACACTAATAGCATATCAACCACTAAAAACCTGATATTAAAAACTTACACATGGAGTTATGTTTAACCTCCTTTTTAAATCTTACCCCATAAAAATAGGTGTAGGATTATTAGAAATTGATTCTTATCACATATTTCTAAAAATAAGTCATAAAAAAAGCAATCTATTTCAGATTGCTCTTTTGTGCTATATTAATATCTTTTATTTCTTCAATACTATCCAGTAATCTTTTTTGAATCATTTGTATGATTCTTTTGTGAAACTCTGAAGTATTCTTTTCATAAGAGATGTATTCTTCATTTGTAAATTGACCAATTACAACTCCTAATAATTGATTTCTTAATCCTATATTTTTAAATACTACTTTTTTAATATAATCAGTAAACCTATCATTTGAAAAATTATGAATATCTACTTTTTGTTTTATTGATATTCTACTGAATACTCTTACAATTATATCATGCTGTAATTTTAATATAGGACGTAAGGTTACATTCTGAAAACTCTCATTTTCATTGTTTGAAGAAAGATTTAAAACTGGACGAATACTTTTTTTATCTTCCATTCAAAAAGTTGGTTACATTACTTTCTATACGTTCTAAGACATTCTCAGTATTAGCTTTCACAAAAGTTTCTCCTGTTATTTGCTCGTATAGTTCTATATACCTATTAGAGATTTCTTCTATTTTCTCATCAGACATTTCTGGAATTTGTTGCCCTTCTTTTCCTTGAAATCCATTCTCTATCAACCATTGACGCACAAACTCTTTAGATAATTGCTTTTGTTTCTCTCCTTTATCTTGACGTTCTACATATCCTTCTTCATAAAAATAACGTGAAGAGTCTGGTGTATGAATTTCATCTATTAAAACAATTTTACCTTCTTTAGTTTTTCCAAATTCGTATTTAGTATCTACTAAAATAAGCCCTCGTTTTTTTGCTATTTCTGTACCTCTTTCAAATAACTTACGTGTATAATCTTCTAACACAATATAATCTTCTTCTGAAACAATTCCTTTGGCTAGAATATCTTCTCTAGAAATATCTTCATCATGTTCACCATTATCCGCTTTGGTAGATGGGGTTATAATTGGAGTTGGAAACTTATCATTTTCTTTCATTCCTTCTGCCATTTCAACACCACAAAGCACTCTTTTTCCTGCTTTATATTCACGTGCCGCATGACCAGATAAATACCCACGAATTACCATTTCCACTTTAAATGGTTCACATAAATGGCCTACCGCTACATTTTCATCTGGAGTGTCTAGCAACCAGTTTGGAACAATATCTGCCGTATCGTTCATCATCTTTGTTGCTATTTGATTCAATATTTGCCCTTTAAAAGGAATTTGCCTTGGTAAAATAACATCAAAAGCAGACAGTCTATCAGAAGCTATCATTACTAGTAATTCATCATCTATATTATAAACCTCTCTTACTTTACCTTTATAAACTTGCTTTTGCTTAGGAAACTGGAAGTTAGTTTCGTTAATTGTATTCATTATTTTATTTGTTGTGTTGTAGTGTGCAAATTTAGAGTTTTTAGTTATGATTAAAAATTGTTTTTCTTTTTTGAAGTAATTCTTTATTTCTCGTCTAAAAATATTCTATTAAATAAAAAAAGTCAGTTTGAAAAAAACATCAAACTGACTAAGAGTTGTAGCTAAAAAGTAAAACGATTTATGTTTTTATTATAGTATTATTCCTACGAGTTTTAGTAAATCCTTTATTGTATTCACAACTGTAGGGTTCTTAATTTTAAATTGGAAAAAGATTTTACCACTACTTTTATAAATAGCATCAAAATTCACATAAACTTTAGATATAAAGTTGTAAGAAATATCCATATCAATATTTTTCTTAATCACTACAAATTTGTTAATGATAAGTTTAATAATTGTGCTTTTAAAAAGAAAAACAATATCTATAAATTTATTTTTAATTTTAATTTTAGAAACCTTTAATGTTCCCGCTTCAATTTTATTTACAGCAGTATTAAAGTGTAATGGCAACTCTACATGAGCACTTCCTGTTCTATCTAGTACTCTTCTATATTTTCCAAAAAATTTAATATAGTGTCTATACCTAGCATTTCCTTTAAACTTGATTATTACATTAGTTCCTCCACTAGTAGTTATAGATTCTAATGAAAACCCATACAAATCAACTTTTTGTTTGTTACTATGCTTTCTTAAAGCAGGAAATTTAGCTACCGCATTTTTAAGTAATTGCTCAGATAAGCCTAATTTTAAAGTAAGATTATTTGATTGTGAGCTAATACTAGCTGCAAAGTATTTCTTTGCATTTTGTTTAATATCCCATAATAAGTATCCTATAGCTCCTGCTAATTCATTTTTATCATAGGTAAAACCACCTTTGGCTGCATCATTATTTAAAGTAAAAATTTTAGCCTGCTTTTCTAACTCTTGCTCAAATTTTGCTTTTTCTTGCTCAACTTCTTCAGCTACCATTTTTTCTAGTTCTTCAACTGTCATTCCAGTTTCTTCCAGAAAAGTTTGGTTAACTCCGTCTACAAAAACGTCATTTTCAAAATCTGTCGCATTTTGTATGTCACTATTTTCTATTATTTCTTGTTCTATAACGACATCATTTTCTTTTTGGCATCCTAACATCAATAGTATTACAAATAGCCATATGTACTTATAGTAGTTTGTTTTTTTCATTTTTAGTTTAGTTTAATTGATTTTTGTTTTAAATGGTTTTTAGTTTCTAACTACAACTTATAAAGTTATTCATCAACCCAAACAAATACATAAAAAAAACATGAATTAAACGTTAACTATTTATTTGTGGAATATTAAACAGTTTGTGTGATTAGCTTATTAATACTACAACACCAAAATAGTAGTCTAATACCATTCCTTATTTAAATTTACTCACAAGAAAAAAACCTGATAAATTCCACTATGAATTTATCAGGTTTCTGTCGCTTCTATATTTTATAAAAAATATAAAAACAGTATCTTTTTTATAAAGTATATTATTCTGTCTCTATGCTTTTATAAGCTTTAATAATGCGTTTTACTAATTTATGACGGATTACATCTTTATCATCTAAATACACTTGACCTATACCTTCAATATCTTTTAAAGCTAATAAAGATTCTTTTAGTCCTGATACTTGCTTACGTGGTAAATCGATTTGCCCTGGATCTCCTGTTATAATAAACTTAGCACTACGTCCCATACGTGTTAAAAACATTTTCATTTGGGCATGTGTTGTATTTTGTGCTTCATCTAATATTACAAAAGCATTATCTAATGTTCTACCACGCATAAATGCTAAAGGTGCTATTTGAATGGTTCCGTTTTCTATATAAGCTTGAAGCTTTTCATGCGGTATCATATCTCTTAACGCATCGTATAAGGGTTGCATATAGGGATCTAACTTCTCTTTTAAATCTCCTGGTAAAAAACCTAAATTTTCACCCGATTCTACTGCTGGTCTAGTTAAAATAATTCTACGCACTTCTTTCTCTTTTAGTGCTTTTACCGCTAAGGCTACTGCTGTATATGTTTTTCCTGTTCCAGCTGGTCCCACAGCAAAAAGCATATCATTCTTCATCATTAATTTAACCATCTTACGCTGATTCTCGGTTTCTGGCTTAATTAATTTTCCGCTTACGCCGTGAACTAGCACATCGCTATTTCCTCCAGCTTTTCTAATCTCTTCTTCCTTACCTGTAGAGGTTAAAATACGCTCTATACTATTTTCATCTAATCTATTATACCTATTAAAGTATTTAATAAGCATCCCTAAACGCTTTTCAAATTCGTCTAAAATATCAGGTTCTCCGTAAATCTTAAGCTTATTTCCTCTAGCAACTATTTTAATTTTTGGGAAGTATGTTTTTAATAATGAGATAGTACTATTCTGTGCACCAAAAAAATCATTCGGATTGATTTCTGTTAATTCAATAATTCTCTCGTTCAAATGCTATATGTTTTAATTTTATTCCTCTAAAAGTAACGATTATTTTTAATGAATTACTTAGTTTTGTCATTATTTTCAGTATAATTTTTCACAAAATAATTAACAGGCACCTAAATTAATGGCTATTATCACCTTAACTACAGATTTTGGAATGAAAGATCCTTTTGTAGGAGCTGTAAAAGGTGCTATATATTCTGAATTACCAACGGCTACTATAGTTGACATTACCCATCTAATATCTCCGTTTAATATTACAGAAACGGCTTACATTCTAAAAAATGCATATAAGAGTTTCCCTGAGAGAACTATTCATATTATTGGAGTTGACTCTGAATTAAGTCCTGACAACAAACACATTGCTATAGAACTGGACAATCAGTTTTTTATTTGTCCAGACAACGGATTAATTTCTATGGTTGCTTCAGAAATTAACCCAACTAAAATAGTAGAGATTAATATTCATAATCATATTAATAGTAGTTTTCCTGTTTTAGATGTATTTGTAAAAGTAGCTTCACACATAGCTAGAGGAGGTAGTTTAAGTGTTATTGGAAAAGAAATTACTGATTATAAAAAGTTAATTGAAATTCAACCTAAAATTAACCAACAACAAACCATTATTAAAGGTGGTGTTATTTATATTGATAATTATGGAAATGCCATTACTAACATTTCTAAAAAATTATTCTCTTCAATTGGGAAAGGTAGAAATTTTGTGATTTCGGCAAGTAGATACCAATTTACCAAAGTTTTTGATAAGTATAATGAAATAGTAGATTATAGCATACCTGAAGAAAAGAGACAATATGATGGTGATAAATTGGCTATTTTTAATTCTGCTGACTTTTTAGAGATTGCCATTTACAGAAGCAATTTAAATACGGTTGGTGGAGCTTCTACTTTATTAGGTCTCCAATATAGAGATACCATTACTATAGAGTTTGAAGATATTATTAAACCAGAGTTTATTCCTGCAAATCAATAATTATGTTTGTACGCATTGTTAAGTTAAGTTTCCAGCCAGAAAAAGTTGAGGAGTTCTTAAGTAATTTCAATGAAAAAAAAGTGTTTATACGAAACGCACCAGGTTGTCGTTTATTAGAATTGTATAGAGACAAAGAAAATTCGAATATATTTTTTACCTATAGTTATTGGGATACAGAACAGGATTTAGAGAATTATAGAAACTCTGATTTATTTAAAGGGGTTTGGGCTAAAACTAAAGTTCTTTTTAATGACAAACCAATGGCATGGAGTGTAGATAAAATGGTTTCTTTAGATTAGTTATGAGTTATGAGTTATGTTTTTTATGTATTTGTTATAAAACATGCTTGTGATTCACATGAATTTAAAATACGAAAAAGAATAAATACCTTTGGTAAAATTATAGACATCACTAACAACTAAATAGATATTACTTAATGTTAGCAGTACTAAAAAAAGAATTCAACGCATTTTTTGCTTCGCCCATAGCTTACTTAGTTATTGGTATTTTTTTATTAATTAACGGATTGTATTTATGGGTTTTTAAAGACAACCTTAATATTTTAAATGCAGGGTTTGCCGATTTGAATAGTTTTTTTTACTTAACTCCTTGGTTATTTTTATTTCTTATTCCAGCAATTACTATGCGTAGTTTTGCGGATGAGTTTAGTAACGGAACTATAGAGATTTTAAAAACAAAACCTTTAACCGATTGGCAAATTGTGTTAGGTAAGTTTTTTGCTTGTTTACTTTTAGTTGTTATGGCCTTAATACCAACACTTATCTATGTTTATACTATTAATGACTTAGGGAATTCTGTTGGCAATTTTGATGGTGGTAGTATTATTGGCTCGTACTTAGGTTTGCTTTTTTTAGCGTCAACGTATGTAGCTATTGGGTTATTTAGCTCTACTTTATCTAAAAATCAGATTGTTGCTTTTATAATAAGTGTTTTTATTACATTTTTACTGTTTTATGGTATAGAAGCTATAGGTAATGCCATGGGAAATACTGGTTATACAATTCAACAATTTGGAATTAATGAACATTTTAAAAGTATTCGTCGTGGTGTTATTGACAGTCGTGATGTTATTTATTTTGTAAGTGCTAGTTTCTTTTTCTTATTCATCACTAAACAACAAGTAAACAATGACTAAAAAAATTAAACAAATAGTACTCATTTTTGTTGGTTTGGTAATCATCAATTACGTAGGAAATAATATTTATAAACGTTTTGATTTAACTAAAGATAAACGATATACACTATCCAAGGTTAGTAATCATTTAATTGATAAAATAGATAATACCTTATTTATAAATGTGTACTTAGAAGGTAGTTTTCCTTCTGAATTTAAACGCTTACAAATAGAAACTAGACAGTTTTTAGAGGAACTACAAGCGCAAAACAGCAATATCCGTTTCCGATTTATTAACCCCGACAAATACAGAGAGAAACTCATTAAAAAAGGAATGCTTCCTAGTCAGCTAACCGTTGAAGAAGATGGTAAATTATCTGAAGCTATTATTTTTCCTTGGGCAGAAATTAATTACAACAATAAAAGAGAACTTGTTTCTTTATTACCAGATTCTGCTTTAAAAACACAAGAAGCGCAATTACAAAACGCTATTGAAAAGTTAGAATATTCTTTTGCTAATGCTTTAAATTTAATTACTAAACAACAAAAACCTAAAATAGCTATTCTTACTGGTAATGGTCAGCTTGAAGATATTCATTTATACAGTCTGTTAACTTCATTACGAAACAATTATCGTTTAGCTAAGTTCACCTTAGATAGTGTTGAAAATGCACCACAAAAAACATTAAACGATTTAACTAAATACGATTTAGCTATTATTGCAAAGCCTACTGAACGTTTTACGGAAAGTGAAAAGTTAGTGCTAGATCAATACATTAATAAAGGTGGTAGAAGTTTATGGATGGTAGACACTAATTATGCGGATACGGATAGCTTGTACAATGAAGGTAAAATGATGGCGTTTCCTAGAGATTTAAACTTAACAGATTTGTTATTTAGCTATCAAGTAAGAATAAATAATAAACTTGTAAAAGATTTGTACAGTGCTAAAATTCCTTTAGCCACCGGAAATGTTGGAAACCAAGCTCAGTTTCAACATCTAAATTGGTTTTATCATCCTTTAGCAAATGGAAATCCACAACATCCTATTACTAAAAATGTAGCCCCCACTCGTTTTCAGTTTACCACACAAATTGATACGTTAAAAGGAACTATTAAAAAAACTCCTTTATTTATATCTTCTATACTCTCCAAAAAAATTGGAACGCCTAATTTTATTGAACTGAGTAGTATTGCTAAAGAACCTAAACAAGATGAATATACTGCTGGGCCTCAACTATTAGCTGTTTTATTAGAAGGCACCTTTTCTTCCGCCTATAAAAACCGAATAAAACCGTTTAAAAATGAAGATTTTACTTCTGACAAAGTTGATACTAAAATGATTGTAATAGCCGATGGTGACATTGCTAAAAATCAAATTTTAAAAGGAAAACCTTATGATTTAGCCAAAGACAAATGGACTGGAGCATATTATGGTAATAAAGAGTTTTTAATAAATGCCATTGACTATTTATTAGACGACACAGGCATTATTCAACTACGAAATAAAACGATAAACATTCCGCTTTTAGATAAACAAAGAGCTTATAATGAAAAAGGGTATTGGCAATTACTTAATATTGGAATACCACTTTTATTACTAACTTTATTTGGTTTTGGATTTAATTATATAAGAAAAAAGAAATATCAATAACTAAAAGAGGAACTTTATAAGCGTTCCTCTTCTTAGTTTAAGTTATTACTTCTCAAGTTTTACAAGTAATCCCTATTCTCTCAACTTGATTTCCTCTAAAATATACTTTAGCATAGTATCTTGTTCTTTTAAATACTCTTGTATTCCTTGAGTTATTACTACATCTGGAAAAACACCTCTATCAATAGGTAAACTAGTTGCTGTAGTTTGATACGTATTTCTTGCCACGGCATATTGAATCCCTGTGTTTGGCAACCTCAAACGTTTTTGTCCTCCAGTACAAAACTGATTTGATCCCAACTCCTCTCCTACTAATGTTCCTAATTTTAGATGCTTTATTAACGACATAAAATGCCCTGTAGTTGATCCTCCGTTTCCATCCATCATGAAATATAGATTTTCTTTAAACGAATTCTCTAAAGGGCTAACTTCCTCTAACTTTTCATTAAACTGGGCTTTAGAATAATAGACAAATGGTTCTTTAGCTAAATACCTCAACAAATACCTTCCTGCATCTGACGATCCTCCTCCGTTTTTTCTTACATCAATAATTAAGTTTTGTATATTTTTATCTTTCAATTCATTAAAAATCTTATCAGTAAATTGTTTAAATTCTTTAAACTTGTTTCCATAATAAGCAAAAGTTCTAATAGTTAAAACTGCTGTTTTATCATTTATATATTTTAAATCCAATGGTTTCTTTGCCAAATATTTTGGTAAAACACCTAATTTACTTTTATAACTAGATAATTTTTTTAAAACTACTTTCTTTTGTTGCTTTTTTAATGTTACTGTATAAGACTTTGGAAAGTTGAATGCGTAAGGTATAATTGAAGTTGAATGCGCATTCAGAAAGTTCTTTTTATACGTTTCTATTTTTCCTTGAGAAGAAATATTTGGATATACTTTAGCCTTTAGTTCATTTATAGTAAAACCATTTATAGCTATAATTTCATCAGCAGGTTTCAATACATTTTTATTCATCAAAGGATTTACCACATAAAGTCTATCTTTTATCAATCTAACCTCTAGAGGAAATCGTAGATCAATGGGTAGCATTGTTCTTTCTTGGTAAAAATATCCTAATGAAGTATGACTGCAATTGATATTAGCTATAATTTCACTACAATACCAAATAAATTGACTAAAAGTAGTTTCTTCAGTTATTAACTTCTTCTTTTCTTCTAATTTTTGCCAGAATTCTTTTTCAGAAATAAACTTAAACACATTTGGATGTACTTCTGTTAGCCTTTTTCCCAACTCGTTCAAATCTTCTAAGTATTGATGATTTGGATATACTTTATAAAATCTGGAAGTATCATAATCTCCATACTTAATTCTATTGATATAGTCTTCTGCATTTATATTTTTAGGATTTAAAGCCAATGATTTTTCATAGTTTTTAACAGCTTTTTCTTTATTTCCATCAGCAAGATAGGCTTCTCCCAAACTATCATACGGATTAGAAGCTTCTGGGAATTCGCTAACTAATAATTTAAAAATTTCTATAGCTTCTTTTACTTTTCCATTATTTAAGTATTGATAACCTAAAGTATTCAATTCATTTTCATCCTCAAAATTATAAATAGAAGGAACTTCATTTTTAAGTTTATAATAATATGCTATTACTTCTTGA encodes the following:
- a CDS encoding S41 family peptidase; the encoded protein is MKRLLLIILSIYLCFGCKQKQSDKNNSKESIAKVLGTMPNASIQEVIAYYYKLKNEVPSIYNFEDENELNTLGYQYLNNGKVKEAIEIFKLLVSEFPEASNPYDSLGEAYLADGNKEKAVKNYEKSLALNPKNINAEDYINRIKYGDYDTSRFYKVYPNHQYLEDLNELGKRLTEVHPNVFKFISEKEFWQKLEEKKKLITEETTFSQFIWYCSEIIANINCSHTSLGYFYQERTMLPIDLRFPLEVRLIKDRLYVVNPLMNKNVLKPADEIIAINGFTINELKAKVYPNISSQGKIETYKKNFLNAHSTSIIPYAFNFPKSYTVTLKKQQKKVVLKKLSSYKSKLGVLPKYLAKKPLDLKYINDKTAVLTIRTFAYYGNKFKEFKQFTDKIFNELKDKNIQNLIIDVRKNGGGSSDAGRYLLRYLAKEPFVYYSKAQFNEKLEEVSPLENSFKENLYFMMDGNGGSTTGHFMSLIKHLKLGTLVGEELGSNQFCTGGQKRLRLPNTGIQYAVARNTYQTTATSLPIDRGVFPDVVITQGIQEYLKEQDTMLKYILEEIKLRE
- the gldG gene encoding gliding motility-associated ABC transporter substrate-binding protein GldG yields the protein MTKKIKQIVLIFVGLVIINYVGNNIYKRFDLTKDKRYTLSKVSNHLIDKIDNTLFINVYLEGSFPSEFKRLQIETRQFLEELQAQNSNIRFRFINPDKYREKLIKKGMLPSQLTVEEDGKLSEAIIFPWAEINYNNKRELVSLLPDSALKTQEAQLQNAIEKLEYSFANALNLITKQQKPKIAILTGNGQLEDIHLYSLLTSLRNNYRLAKFTLDSVENAPQKTLNDLTKYDLAIIAKPTERFTESEKLVLDQYINKGGRSLWMVDTNYADTDSLYNEGKMMAFPRDLNLTDLLFSYQVRINNKLVKDLYSAKIPLATGNVGNQAQFQHLNWFYHPLANGNPQHPITKNVAPTRFQFTTQIDTLKGTIKKTPLFISSILSKKIGTPNFIELSSIAKEPKQDEYTAGPQLLAVLLEGTFSSAYKNRIKPFKNEDFTSDKVDTKMIVIADGDIAKNQILKGKPYDLAKDKWTGAYYGNKEFLINAIDYLLDDTGIIQLRNKTINIPLLDKQRAYNEKGYWQLLNIGIPLLLLTLFGFGFNYIRKKKYQ